The following are encoded in a window of Roseimaritima ulvae genomic DNA:
- a CDS encoding DUF1559 domain-containing protein — protein sequence MYAEKRDEMKRAGRLGSRWPGGAVGRWTGRREGFTLVELLVVIAIIGVLVGLLLPAVQAVREAARRMECSNNLRQVGLATHNYHSTFNRLPAGYVSYPTNNGVAPPQMMIDPITWDAGPGWGWAASILPFAEGTTITDQLRFEQPMWAAVNKPTIATTVPMFLCPSSSGDTEPFPVAGADGQPLMVNGGTVRVGRSHYVASHGQESCWGECGSVATGEIFTNIYTSATTVVVIDGDAGKVADGPFFRNSKTRFSDVTDGLSNTVFFGEHSSALSDKTWVGVMPGAFTHPRFQSPENGPDAAATLTLVHAGPSGGELDITGSPIIHPVNFPTYHVGQMYSQHPGGGMVALGDGSVRFVSEFVDLYLWAEISSMNEAEVIDWGRL from the coding sequence ATGTATGCTGAAAAACGTGACGAAATGAAGCGAGCTGGCCGGCTGGGTAGTCGGTGGCCTGGGGGGGCCGTGGGCAGGTGGACCGGCCGCCGCGAAGGCTTTACGCTGGTCGAATTGCTGGTCGTGATTGCCATTATTGGGGTCCTGGTGGGGCTGCTGCTTCCGGCCGTGCAAGCGGTGCGCGAAGCGGCTCGGCGGATGGAGTGCAGCAACAACCTGCGGCAGGTAGGACTGGCCACGCATAACTACCACTCCACCTTTAACCGGTTGCCGGCTGGTTACGTATCGTATCCCACCAACAACGGCGTGGCGCCGCCGCAAATGATGATCGATCCGATCACTTGGGACGCCGGGCCGGGGTGGGGCTGGGCCGCGTCGATTTTGCCTTTTGCCGAAGGCACCACGATCACCGATCAGCTGCGTTTTGAACAGCCGATGTGGGCGGCGGTCAACAAACCCACCATCGCCACGACGGTGCCGATGTTTTTATGTCCCAGCAGCTCGGGCGATACCGAGCCGTTTCCGGTCGCCGGAGCCGATGGGCAACCGCTGATGGTCAACGGCGGCACGGTTCGCGTCGGCCGCAGTCATTATGTGGCCAGCCACGGGCAGGAGAGCTGCTGGGGCGAATGTGGCTCGGTGGCGACCGGTGAAATCTTCACCAATATCTACACCTCGGCCACCACCGTGGTGGTGATTGATGGGGACGCGGGCAAAGTTGCCGATGGTCCCTTCTTTCGAAATTCAAAAACTCGTTTTAGCGATGTCACCGATGGGTTGAGCAATACGGTGTTCTTTGGCGAGCACAGTTCGGCGCTGAGCGACAAAACGTGGGTGGGGGTGATGCCGGGCGCATTTACGCATCCTCGTTTTCAGTCGCCTGAAAACGGTCCCGATGCCGCCGCCACGTTGACGTTGGTGCATGCCGGGCCGTCGGGAGGCGAGCTGGACATTACCGGCAGCCCCATTATCCATCCGGTCAATTTTCCCACCTACCACGTCGGCCAGATGTATTCCCAACATCCCGGCGGCGGCATGGTGGCCTTGGGCGATGGTTCGGTACGCTTCGTCAGCGAGTTCGTGGACCTATACCTGTGGGCGGAAATTTCCAGCATGAACGAAGCTGAGGTGATCGATTGGGGGAGGCTGTAA
- the mntR gene encoding manganese-binding transcriptional regulator MntR, translating to MAERIHKRTRNDHATEVAEDYVEAIAETISAKGLCRSIDLVQHFAVTHATVNNTVARLQRDGLVTTEPYQPIELTAAGKQLATASRKRHETVQAFLEAMGVSSQTAAIDSEGIEHHVSKETLQAMRRILKHGWPR from the coding sequence TTGGCAGAGCGCATTCATAAACGCACCCGTAACGATCACGCCACGGAGGTTGCCGAAGACTATGTCGAAGCGATCGCCGAAACGATTTCCGCCAAGGGTCTCTGTCGCTCGATCGATCTGGTCCAGCACTTCGCCGTCACTCACGCCACGGTCAACAACACCGTGGCTCGGCTGCAGCGCGATGGGCTGGTTACCACCGAGCCCTATCAGCCGATCGAATTAACGGCGGCGGGCAAACAATTGGCCACCGCCTCGCGGAAGCGGCATGAGACGGTGCAGGCGTTTTTGGAAGCCATGGGCGTGAGTTCCCAAACGGCGGCCATCGACAGCGAAGGTATCGAACACCACGTCAGCAAAGAAACCCTGCAAGCCATGCGACGGATCTTAAAGCACGGCTGGCCGCGGTAG
- a CDS encoding carbohydrate porin, with amino-acid sequence MAWIRFIAASLVALIATHSTPLYAQCDQCSGNCGAFCDSDSSCDRLGGCDSLYGNGERCSCGLCEQCFGGDHMLGDWGGLRSCLAEHGVVADIRATQFYQGVTSGGNNETFRYGGKLDYNLTFLGEPLGLNEGFTLLLHAETRFGEATLRDAVGLAPSNANMLMPNLEHETAITGFQVLQACSEDWAITFGKINALDLFNTIYPQTGRGIDRFMNASSFLPLTIATTIPLSFNGAGVLKLNERRIQGGLLVYDSNNISTTTGLSELFDNGANIAGLWRFFTNLGGQPGSHLFMGTYGTGTFNSLDPNGWAFVPGDGLVVPNAEGSWSATYILEQQLWADRCDKNRNIGLFSQWGLADPETSPYQWCMNVSLDAQGLVRSRPQDRMGAAYFYSGLSSDLKALASPLIPLDDVQGGELYYNAAITPWCFLTTDLQFVEPANERNDTATVLGMRLSIDL; translated from the coding sequence ATGGCATGGATTCGCTTTATCGCCGCGTCACTGGTGGCCTTGATCGCAACACATTCGACTCCGCTGTACGCTCAATGCGATCAGTGCAGCGGCAACTGCGGAGCGTTTTGCGATTCGGATTCCAGTTGTGATCGCCTCGGTGGGTGCGATTCTTTGTACGGAAACGGCGAGCGGTGCAGCTGCGGTCTGTGCGAACAATGCTTCGGCGGGGACCACATGCTGGGCGATTGGGGCGGACTGCGAAGCTGCCTGGCCGAGCACGGTGTGGTCGCTGATATCCGCGCTACTCAGTTCTATCAGGGCGTCACCAGCGGAGGCAACAACGAGACCTTCCGGTACGGCGGCAAGCTGGACTACAACCTGACGTTTTTGGGCGAACCGTTGGGTTTGAACGAGGGCTTTACGCTGTTGCTGCACGCCGAGACGCGGTTCGGCGAAGCCACGCTGCGAGACGCGGTTGGTTTGGCGCCTTCCAACGCCAATATGTTGATGCCGAATTTGGAACACGAAACGGCGATCACGGGATTTCAGGTGCTGCAGGCCTGCAGCGAGGATTGGGCGATTACGTTTGGCAAGATCAATGCCTTGGATTTGTTCAATACGATCTATCCGCAGACCGGACGCGGTATCGATCGCTTCATGAACGCTTCGTCGTTTTTGCCGCTAACCATCGCCACCACAATTCCGCTGTCGTTTAACGGGGCGGGCGTGTTGAAGCTGAACGAGCGGCGTATCCAAGGCGGCCTGCTGGTCTACGACAGCAATAATATTTCGACCACTACGGGTTTGAGCGAACTGTTTGATAATGGTGCCAACATCGCCGGCTTATGGCGGTTTTTTACAAACCTGGGTGGGCAACCGGGGTCGCATCTATTTATGGGAACCTACGGAACCGGAACTTTTAACTCGCTGGATCCCAACGGCTGGGCGTTTGTACCCGGCGATGGTCTGGTAGTGCCGAACGCGGAAGGCAGCTGGAGCGCCACGTATATTCTGGAGCAACAGTTGTGGGCGGATCGTTGCGACAAAAATCGCAACATCGGGCTGTTCAGTCAGTGGGGGCTAGCCGATCCCGAGACGTCTCCCTATCAGTGGTGCATGAACGTTTCCTTGGATGCCCAGGGGCTGGTCCGCAGCCGACCCCAGGACCGCATGGGGGCGGCCTATTTCTACAGTGGCTTGAGCAGCGACTTGAAAGCGTTGGCCAGCCCTCTCATTCCTCTGGACGACGTCCAGGGCGGCGAGTTGTACTATAACGCCGCGATCACACCCTGGTGTTTCCTGACAACCGACCTGCAATTTGTCGAGCCAGCCAACGAACGCAACGACACGGCCACCGTGTTGGGAATGCGACTGTCCATCGACCTGTAA
- a CDS encoding phospholipase D-like domain-containing protein: protein MALSFRHLLRTIVFSRVDLRNHRKISIIDGRITYCGSQNCADPEFRVKARYAPWVDIMGRFEGPVVAQNQLLFASDWMLNRPDAALSDFPLHSEALPGGFPAQVFGDGPTERRGATPQLFSTLMATAQQDLLISTPYFVPDSTVLDAIVGAAYRGVNVTLVFPKRNDSWVVAAVSRSYYRRLLEAGVKIYEFNGGLLHSKTLTVDGMVTLLGSTNMDLRSFDLNYENDILLHDPRFTAAVIQRQHDYIAQADAVTLPDVQAWSPLRRLWNNIFATLGPVL, encoded by the coding sequence GTGGCTTTGTCGTTTCGACACCTGCTTCGCACCATCGTGTTCAGCCGCGTCGATTTGCGCAATCATCGCAAGATCTCGATCATCGATGGACGGATTACGTATTGCGGTAGCCAAAACTGTGCCGACCCCGAATTCCGGGTGAAGGCTCGGTATGCTCCCTGGGTGGACATCATGGGGCGATTTGAAGGGCCGGTGGTGGCTCAGAATCAGCTATTGTTCGCCAGCGACTGGATGCTCAATCGCCCGGATGCCGCGCTCAGCGACTTTCCACTGCACAGCGAAGCGTTGCCCGGCGGGTTTCCGGCGCAAGTATTTGGTGATGGTCCGACCGAACGCCGCGGAGCAACGCCGCAGTTGTTCTCAACGCTAATGGCTACCGCGCAGCAAGATCTGCTGATTTCGACGCCGTATTTCGTCCCGGATTCGACGGTCTTGGATGCGATCGTTGGGGCGGCCTACCGCGGAGTAAACGTCACGTTGGTGTTTCCCAAACGCAATGATTCCTGGGTGGTGGCAGCGGTCAGTCGCAGCTACTACCGCCGCTTGCTGGAGGCCGGTGTCAAAATCTACGAGTTTAACGGTGGCCTGCTGCACTCCAAAACCCTGACGGTTGACGGCATGGTGACGTTGTTGGGATCGACCAACATGGATCTGCGAAGCTTCGACCTGAATTATGAAAACGACATTCTGCTGCACGATCCGCGGTTCACCGCCGCGGTGATCCAACGTCAGCATGACTACATCGCCCAGGCCGATGCCGTGACGTTGCCCGACGTGCAGGCCTGGTCCCCGTTGCGTCGATTGTGGAACAATATCTTTGCCACTCTGGGACCGGTGCTGTAA
- a CDS encoding Wadjet anti-phage system protein JetD domain-containing protein codes for MITSQQIEAKASRLFGKVVKEWLQGRLASFFPYRLPANLTLPPDHARAIVDVERLRDASKESLGHGYRVVWQTRRSRTHGLNRFPDAIMIDTMDDLVQLAKCEEPWQRLQAAVATLRRRQPLLNHWLTTSTHWKSLLECADVLDDLLSIVDYFVAHPRPDCFARELPVPVSTKLIEGHRRRLATWLDIVLPSHAIDLRYGYDAFEPRYGLRYARPHYLLRVLDVELQQELGLPFAELSLPADSLSKLAVREVGIIIVENKVSLLSLPRMNRSLALGGLGNGVTQLSAIEWLKQNHVYYWGDLDAEGYAILDRLRQLLPATQSLLMCQPTVDQFSHLATPGNAVAAKILDNLTDQEQRCYQHLCANNTRIEQEHLPMQTVVEQLNLKTL; via the coding sequence ATGATTACTTCACAGCAAATCGAAGCAAAGGCGTCTCGGCTATTTGGCAAAGTGGTCAAGGAGTGGTTGCAGGGACGACTTGCTTCTTTTTTTCCCTATCGCCTGCCCGCCAACTTGACGCTCCCCCCGGATCACGCTCGGGCGATCGTCGATGTGGAACGGCTGCGTGATGCCAGCAAGGAGTCGCTGGGGCATGGTTACCGTGTTGTTTGGCAGACGCGACGTAGCCGCACGCATGGTTTGAACCGTTTTCCTGACGCGATCATGATCGATACGATGGACGATCTGGTGCAATTAGCCAAATGCGAAGAACCGTGGCAGCGTTTGCAAGCGGCCGTTGCCACGCTGCGGCGGCGACAACCCTTGCTTAACCACTGGCTGACAACCAGTACCCACTGGAAATCGCTGCTTGAATGCGCGGACGTTCTGGATGACTTGCTGAGCATCGTCGACTATTTTGTTGCGCATCCACGACCGGACTGTTTTGCCCGTGAACTGCCGGTCCCGGTTTCCACTAAGTTGATCGAGGGGCATCGCCGGCGGCTGGCTACGTGGCTGGACATCGTTTTGCCCTCCCACGCGATTGACCTGCGGTATGGCTATGATGCTTTCGAACCGCGGTACGGACTCCGCTATGCGCGACCGCATTATTTACTTCGCGTGCTCGATGTCGAGCTGCAGCAGGAGTTGGGCCTGCCATTTGCGGAACTGTCCCTGCCCGCTGACTCGCTTTCAAAGCTGGCTGTCAGGGAGGTGGGCATTATCATTGTCGAAAACAAAGTCAGCCTGTTGTCGTTGCCCCGAATGAATCGCTCGCTGGCCCTAGGGGGCCTGGGCAATGGAGTCACCCAGCTATCGGCGATCGAATGGCTAAAACAGAATCATGTTTATTACTGGGGCGATTTAGATGCGGAGGGCTATGCGATCCTGGATCGACTCCGGCAACTGCTGCCGGCGACACAGAGTCTGTTGATGTGTCAGCCTACAGTCGACCAATTCTCGCACCTGGCAACCCCTGGAAATGCCGTGGCAGCCAAAATTCTGGACAACCTGACCGATCAAGAGCAGCGTTGTTACCAGCATCTATGCGCCAATAATACCCGGATTGAGCAGGAGCATTTGCCGATGCAAACAGTTGTCGAACAACTGAACCTCAAGACATTATAG
- a CDS encoding ATP-binding protein codes for MSESTSPVPPRPLPLANESVADHALPGFRLATFEVFNWGTFDGHVHAIHPNGTSCLLVGENGAGKSTLVDAMLTLLVRPGVRNYNVAAGATKKERDERTYIRGAYDRTAGRDERPQIQYLRDGGGFYSALLATFVSQASGKTFTICQVMYLTSTGERKIVYGFDTRARTIAGDLGGLKSGSEIKSTLADRGFQVTESYKQYHSWLQRQAKFRAKAMDIFNQTVAVKDVQRLDQFIRDHMLEKKPWNDKVSKLLNHFAELSEAHRALVQVRQQAELLVPVMRAGERYRKTSDQLQAARDQQAAAGLYFNQTTAELLRPLCNQWRLRIAHLGEQIGLLDQSLKAKRSEAATVEHAIQHSGNARLQQLPHLIERQQQFAESKQAKRLDFETKLKLAGIQVSITSTEQLGKALQRIAQQRSKLTDQHDAATAELEQKSYQAGVLRKRLAEDENELASLRRRKGNLPDAFIEIRAALCQAFKLSPTDLPFVAELLSVDPDHRRWEPSIEQVLHAFARTLLVPDDLYAKVSGYIDATRLTDARGRGLRLTYDRVGAGSPSREPRWSELSLPDMLHYRDDHPLTPYVRGEIQSRFDHLACDNVADFQRASRRAMTIRRHVKQNLRQHAKDDRGGPDNRRHFVLGWDNKPKREALQRSIHEQQAEIASMEQNLASLRNSSEHATRLLAVLEELAELTEFDTLDDHRHDFEASQLRLEKQKLEASNNQITELKDKLQRLEAEIEGLDAERDRFVGERSQLDTEVRKSEAVLQRVDGKLAAAVEQGRLESARAQFPNITAQLDGRLLTLENMGVLPRDVSDELAAKVAAVEQRIDPIRDTLVKAMGRLLTKFPVFESELDPTPQSLPSFEHLAERINKDDLPRHERRFKQRLKEKVLQEIGLLHGSLEDEREEIRSKIETLNVALRKLDWNPGTFMRLEPSDTADAEIRDFRRELAGCLEGTLEGTDDANEATFKKVEKLVERLRDDANLRWREKVIDVRNWFRFAAREYDAATGQGGSYYDGGTGQSGGEKGKLAFLVLVAAIAYQYDLRPDDPADDRFHFVMVDEMFSRSDDKRAKAALDLFAQFGLQLVIVAPLDAKARITESYVGTYGHIIKDPQTHRSELISLTAEQYEAAQDEGRLSI; via the coding sequence ATGTCGGAATCAACCTCTCCTGTCCCCCCACGGCCGCTTCCGTTGGCAAACGAATCGGTCGCAGACCATGCTCTGCCGGGGTTTCGTCTGGCCACCTTTGAGGTGTTTAACTGGGGCACCTTCGACGGACACGTGCATGCGATCCATCCCAACGGTACAAGCTGTCTGTTGGTCGGTGAAAACGGTGCCGGCAAGTCGACGCTGGTGGACGCGATGCTGACCCTGTTGGTGCGTCCGGGCGTCCGCAACTACAACGTCGCCGCGGGGGCCACGAAGAAGGAACGCGATGAGCGAACCTACATCCGTGGCGCCTACGACCGCACGGCGGGACGCGACGAAAGGCCACAGATACAGTATCTACGCGACGGCGGCGGATTTTACTCGGCACTGTTGGCCACCTTCGTCAGTCAGGCCTCGGGCAAGACCTTTACCATTTGCCAGGTCATGTATTTGACTTCGACGGGGGAGCGGAAAATTGTGTACGGCTTCGATACGCGGGCCCGCACGATCGCCGGGGATCTGGGCGGCTTGAAGTCGGGCAGCGAAATCAAGTCGACATTGGCCGATCGGGGCTTCCAAGTCACCGAGAGCTATAAGCAGTATCATTCGTGGCTCCAGCGGCAAGCAAAATTTCGCGCCAAGGCGATGGACATTTTTAATCAGACCGTGGCGGTGAAAGACGTTCAGCGGTTGGACCAATTCATTCGGGACCACATGCTGGAAAAGAAACCTTGGAACGACAAGGTTTCCAAACTGTTGAACCACTTTGCCGAACTGAGTGAAGCTCACCGCGCCCTGGTGCAGGTCCGTCAACAAGCGGAGCTGCTGGTGCCGGTGATGCGGGCCGGGGAGCGGTATCGCAAAACCAGCGACCAACTGCAGGCCGCCCGCGATCAACAGGCTGCGGCCGGACTGTACTTTAATCAAACGACTGCCGAATTGCTGCGTCCGTTATGCAACCAGTGGCGACTGCGAATCGCTCATCTGGGCGAGCAGATTGGCTTGTTGGACCAATCGCTAAAGGCAAAGCGTAGTGAAGCCGCCACGGTGGAGCACGCGATTCAACACAGCGGCAATGCTCGACTGCAACAATTGCCGCACCTGATCGAACGACAGCAGCAGTTCGCCGAATCCAAGCAAGCGAAACGCTTAGATTTTGAAACCAAATTGAAACTCGCGGGGATTCAGGTTTCGATCACCAGTACCGAACAGTTGGGCAAGGCCCTGCAGCGGATTGCCCAACAACGCAGCAAGTTGACCGACCAGCATGACGCGGCGACAGCGGAGCTGGAGCAGAAAAGCTACCAAGCCGGCGTGCTTCGGAAACGTCTGGCCGAGGACGAGAATGAACTTGCGTCGCTGCGGCGTCGCAAGGGGAATTTGCCGGACGCTTTCATCGAAATCCGCGCAGCGCTATGTCAAGCCTTCAAACTATCTCCCACTGATCTTCCATTTGTCGCCGAATTGTTGTCGGTCGATCCCGACCATCGTCGCTGGGAGCCGTCGATTGAACAGGTCTTGCACGCCTTCGCTCGGACGCTGTTGGTTCCCGACGATTTGTATGCCAAGGTTTCGGGGTATATCGATGCGACGCGATTGACCGATGCCCGCGGTCGCGGATTGCGGTTGACCTATGACCGCGTGGGCGCTGGCAGTCCCTCGCGAGAACCGAGATGGTCGGAGCTGAGTCTGCCGGATATGTTGCACTATCGCGATGACCATCCCTTGACTCCCTACGTCCGCGGTGAAATCCAGTCGCGTTTTGACCACTTGGCGTGTGACAACGTAGCGGATTTCCAACGGGCATCTCGTCGCGCGATGACGATCCGCCGGCACGTCAAACAGAACCTACGGCAGCACGCCAAAGATGATCGCGGCGGCCCCGATAATCGGCGACACTTTGTGCTGGGCTGGGACAATAAACCGAAACGCGAAGCTCTGCAGCGGTCGATCCATGAACAACAAGCCGAAATCGCATCGATGGAACAGAACCTCGCGTCGCTACGGAACTCCAGCGAACATGCGACGCGGTTGTTGGCCGTATTGGAAGAATTAGCGGAGCTGACCGAATTCGACACGCTCGACGATCATCGACACGATTTCGAAGCATCTCAGCTGCGTCTTGAAAAGCAAAAACTGGAAGCCTCCAATAATCAGATCACGGAACTGAAGGATAAGTTGCAGCGGCTGGAGGCGGAAATCGAAGGATTGGATGCCGAACGCGATCGCTTTGTCGGCGAACGTTCACAGCTCGATACAGAGGTTCGAAAAAGCGAAGCCGTATTGCAGCGTGTCGATGGCAAACTAGCCGCCGCCGTGGAGCAAGGACGGTTGGAGTCCGCTCGGGCTCAATTCCCAAACATTACCGCCCAGCTCGATGGACGATTGCTGACGCTGGAAAACATGGGAGTGTTGCCAAGAGACGTTTCAGACGAACTTGCCGCCAAGGTCGCTGCTGTGGAGCAACGCATCGATCCGATTCGAGACACGCTGGTCAAGGCGATGGGCCGTCTGTTGACCAAGTTTCCTGTGTTTGAATCCGAACTGGATCCGACCCCGCAGTCACTGCCCAGTTTTGAACATCTTGCCGAGCGGATTAACAAAGACGATCTGCCGCGGCATGAACGACGCTTTAAACAGCGATTGAAAGAGAAGGTGTTACAGGAAATCGGCTTGTTGCACGGCTCGTTGGAGGATGAACGCGAAGAAATTCGCAGCAAGATCGAAACCCTGAACGTCGCCCTGCGGAAACTGGACTGGAATCCCGGCACGTTTATGCGGCTGGAGCCGAGTGACACCGCCGACGCCGAGATTCGAGACTTTCGCCGCGAGCTGGCCGGTTGCTTGGAAGGCACCCTGGAGGGAACCGATGACGCTAACGAGGCGACCTTTAAGAAAGTTGAAAAACTGGTGGAACGCTTGCGGGATGATGCAAACCTGCGATGGCGGGAAAAAGTTATCGACGTTCGCAATTGGTTTAGGTTCGCGGCCCGTGAGTACGACGCGGCTACGGGGCAGGGGGGAAGTTATTACGACGGCGGGACGGGGCAATCGGGCGGTGAAAAAGGCAAATTGGCGTTTCTGGTATTGGTCGCCGCGATCGCCTATCAATACGATCTTCGTCCCGACGACCCGGCTGACGATCGCTTTCATTTTGTGATGGTCGACGAAATGTTTTCCCGCAGCGACGACAAACGGGCCAAGGCGGCGCTGGATTTATTCGCCCAGTTCGGCTTGCAGTTAGTGATCGTTGCGCCCCTGGATGCCAAGGCTCGCATAACGGAGAGTTATGTCGGTACCTACGGACATATCATCAAAGATCCGCAAACCCATCGCAGCGAGTTAATCAGTTTGACCGCGGAGCAATACGAGGCGGCGCAGGACGAAGGCCGGTTGTCGATTTAG
- a CDS encoding GxxExxY protein, translating into MLESVYEEALAWELSEAGLRVERQKAVPILYKENVLATPLKLDLLLNGLVIVECKATSKYNDIFAAQCLTYLRLINLKLGIVVNFGERMVKDGFHRVVNGL; encoded by the coding sequence TTGCTTGAAAGTGTTTATGAGGAAGCGTTGGCTTGGGAACTGAGCGAAGCGGGGCTGCGTGTCGAGCGACAAAAAGCGGTTCCGATTCTTTACAAGGAGAATGTTTTAGCCACTCCTCTAAAACTGGATCTGCTCCTCAACGGTTTGGTGATCGTCGAGTGCAAGGCAACTTCCAAATACAATGACATATTTGCCGCGCAATGCCTTACGTACCTACGTTTGATAAATCTGAAGCTTGGTATTGTGGTGAACTTTGGCGAGCGGATGGTCAAAGATGGCTTTCACCGCGTGGTAAATGGTTTGTGA